A DNA window from Zingiber officinale cultivar Zhangliang chromosome 3A, Zo_v1.1, whole genome shotgun sequence contains the following coding sequences:
- the LOC122051951 gene encoding phenylalanine--tRNA ligase beta subunit, cytoplasmic-like isoform X2 — translation MKCSKAKPSPVKPSPPKLFSVWFQEEQEAGDEDEEVIFKIGVAANSYSTADTICSVLKGLLGLLEFSLKRKLALCIQSLVSHPNQYSKCMSNLRGIAFDKARYNSFIDLQDKLHQNICRTLVAIGTHDLDTIQGPFSYEEKIFRVDELLEYYKSNMKLKKFLHIIENSPVYPVIYDRNR, via the exons ATGAAGTGCTCTAAGGCGAAGCCCTCTCCGGTGAAGCCCTCTCCACCGAAGCTCTTCTCAG TCTGGtttcaagaagaacaagaagctggTGATGAGGACGAGGAGGTCATATTTAAGATTGGCGTTGCCGCCAATAG TTATTCAACTGCAGATACGATTTGCTCTGTCTTGAAGGGATTGCTTGGGCTCTTAGAATTTTCATTGAAAAGGAAGCTAGCCCTTTGTATACAGTCACTAGTGTCTCACCCGAATCAATACTCAAAATGCATGTCAAACCTGAG GGGAATAGCCTTTGATAAAGCAAGATACAACAGCTTCATTGACCTGCAAGATAAATTGCACCAAAATATATGTAG AACCTTAGTTGCTATTGGGACACATGATTTGGATACAATACAGGGTCCTTTTTCCTATGAG GAGAAAATTTTCAGGGTTGATGAGCTGTTGGAATATTACAAA TCAAATATGAAGCTTAAGAAGTTCTTGCACATAATTGAGAACTCTCCTGTGTACCCAGTGATCTATGACAGAAATAGGTAA
- the LOC122051951 gene encoding phenylalanine--tRNA ligase beta subunit, cytoplasmic-like isoform X1 → MKCSKAKPSPVKPSPPKLFSVWFQEEQEAGDEDEEVIFKIGVAANSYSTADTICSVLKGLLGLLEFSLKRKLALCIQSLVSHPNQYSKCMSNLRGIAFDKARYNSFIDLQDKLHQNICRTLVAIGTHDLDTIQGPFSYEALPPQEINFVPLKQEKIFRVDELLEYYKSNMKLKKFLHIIENSPVYPVIYDRNR, encoded by the exons ATGAAGTGCTCTAAGGCGAAGCCCTCTCCGGTGAAGCCCTCTCCACCGAAGCTCTTCTCAG TCTGGtttcaagaagaacaagaagctggTGATGAGGACGAGGAGGTCATATTTAAGATTGGCGTTGCCGCCAATAG TTATTCAACTGCAGATACGATTTGCTCTGTCTTGAAGGGATTGCTTGGGCTCTTAGAATTTTCATTGAAAAGGAAGCTAGCCCTTTGTATACAGTCACTAGTGTCTCACCCGAATCAATACTCAAAATGCATGTCAAACCTGAG GGGAATAGCCTTTGATAAAGCAAGATACAACAGCTTCATTGACCTGCAAGATAAATTGCACCAAAATATATGTAG AACCTTAGTTGCTATTGGGACACATGATTTGGATACAATACAGGGTCCTTTTTCCTATGAG GCTTTACCACCTCAAGAGATTAATTTTGTGCCTTTAAAGCAA GAGAAAATTTTCAGGGTTGATGAGCTGTTGGAATATTACAAA TCAAATATGAAGCTTAAGAAGTTCTTGCACATAATTGAGAACTCTCCTGTGTACCCAGTGATCTATGACAGAAATAGGTAA